A region from the Pseudomonas triticicola genome encodes:
- a CDS encoding carbon-nitrogen hydrolase family protein, which translates to MKVELAQLAGRDNDTAYNLQCALAAIAACAADTQMIVFPETHLMGFPNAETVAQIAEPLNGPTVSAVLAAAREKDIAVVIGMAENDNGRFYNTTLLITPEGIALKYRKTHLWASDRGVFEAGDRYATCMWNGVRVGLLICYDIEFPETARALAQLGAELLIVTNGNMDPYGPTHRTAIMARAQENQAFALMVNRVEAGDDGLVFAGGSALVDPLGTLLFEAGREQGQFRVELDFAQLEIARKDYRYLDDQRLKLPGEVVEQACGVRELLIPHP; encoded by the coding sequence ATGAAAGTCGAACTCGCCCAACTGGCGGGCCGTGACAACGACACGGCTTACAACCTGCAATGCGCACTGGCGGCGATTGCTGCCTGCGCGGCCGACACGCAGATGATCGTGTTCCCGGAAACCCACCTGATGGGCTTCCCCAACGCCGAAACCGTGGCGCAGATCGCCGAACCGCTCAACGGCCCGACCGTCAGCGCCGTGCTCGCGGCGGCGCGTGAGAAGGATATCGCCGTAGTGATCGGCATGGCCGAGAACGACAACGGCCGCTTCTACAACACCACGCTGCTGATCACCCCCGAAGGCATCGCCCTGAAATACCGCAAGACCCATCTGTGGGCGTCGGATCGCGGCGTGTTCGAAGCCGGCGACCGTTACGCCACCTGTATGTGGAACGGTGTGCGCGTGGGCCTGCTGATCTGCTACGACATCGAGTTCCCGGAAACCGCCCGCGCCCTGGCGCAACTGGGTGCGGAATTGCTCATTGTCACCAACGGCAACATGGACCCGTACGGCCCGACCCACCGCACCGCAATCATGGCGCGCGCCCAGGAAAACCAGGCGTTTGCGCTGATGGTCAATCGCGTCGAGGCGGGGGATGACGGCCTGGTGTTTGCCGGCGGCAGTGCGCTGGTCGATCCGCTGGGGACGCTGCTGTTCGAGGCCGGACGTGAACAAGGGCAGTTCAGGGTCGAGCTGGATTTCGCGCAACTGGAAATTGCGCGCAAGGATTATCGCTATCTGGATGATCAGCGTTTGAAGTTGCCGGGGGAGGTGGTGGAGCAGGCTTGCGGTGTTCGCGAGCTATTGATTCCACACCCATAA
- a CDS encoding NUDIX hydrolase — translation MSTIHIAAALLLNAQGQTLLVRKRGTTAFMQPGGKIEAHELPVHALARELEEELGLEIDPAQAIFLNSFSAPAANEPGFIVHAEIFQLTIDCDVCPAAEIEEVIWVDPATDPALELAPLTREHILPFYRRSLTALA, via the coding sequence ATGTCGACCATTCATATCGCCGCAGCCCTGTTGCTCAACGCTCAAGGCCAGACCCTGCTGGTGCGCAAGCGCGGCACCACGGCGTTCATGCAACCGGGCGGCAAGATCGAGGCCCATGAGCTGCCAGTGCACGCGTTGGCCCGTGAGCTGGAAGAGGAGCTCGGGTTGGAAATCGATCCGGCGCAGGCGATTTTCCTCAACAGCTTTTCCGCCCCCGCCGCCAACGAGCCAGGCTTCATCGTCCATGCGGAAATTTTTCAACTGACCATCGATTGCGACGTCTGCCCGGCGGCGGAGATCGAGGAAGTCATCTGGGTCGATCCGGCCACTGATCCAGCGCTCGAGCTGGCGCCATTGACACGCGAACACATCCTGCCGTTCTATCGCCGTTCATTGACTGCACTCGCCTGA
- a CDS encoding FMN-binding glutamate synthase family protein, which produces MSLSLLSRYAFFAVCVIFTLASLPFLEHDWLWPISAVTAVLSLLGVFDLLQTRHAVRRNYPILGNIRYLVEGIRPEIRQYLLESDSDALPFSRAQRSLVYSRAKNETADKPFGTLIDVYQSGFEFIGHSMRPAPLSDPNGFRVTVGGPQCTQPYSASIFNISAMSFGSLSANAIRALNQGAKLGNFAHDTGEGSISPYHREHGGDLTWELGSGYFGCRTSDGRFDPERFAVQAQNPQVRMIEIKMSQGAKPGHGGILPRHKVTKEIAETRGILMGEDCVSPSRHSAFSTPIEMMQFIQQLRELSGGKPVGFKFCLGHPWEFMGIAKAMLETGILPDFIVVDGKEGGTGAAPVEFTDHIGVPMREGLLFVHNTLVGLNLRDKIKLGASGKIVSAFDIASVLAIGADWANSARGFMFAIGCIQSQSCHTNKCPTGVATQDALRQRALVVPDKAQRVYNFHRSTLKALAEMLAAAGLDHPSQLSAKHLVRRMSATEIKLFSQLHVFLKPGELLTGEVNGEFYSRMWQMARADSFEPQEVVAA; this is translated from the coding sequence ATGAGCCTGTCGCTGCTGAGCCGCTACGCCTTCTTTGCCGTCTGCGTGATTTTCACTCTCGCCAGCCTGCCCTTTCTCGAACATGACTGGCTGTGGCCGATCAGCGCCGTCACCGCGGTGCTGAGCCTGCTCGGCGTGTTCGACCTGTTGCAGACGCGCCATGCAGTGCGCCGCAATTATCCGATTCTGGGCAACATCCGTTATCTGGTCGAAGGTATCCGCCCGGAGATTCGCCAGTACCTGCTCGAATCCGACAGCGACGCCCTGCCCTTCTCCCGCGCCCAGCGTTCGCTGGTGTACTCGCGAGCGAAAAACGAAACCGCTGACAAACCGTTCGGCACGCTGATCGACGTCTACCAGTCCGGCTTCGAATTCATCGGCCACTCGATGCGCCCGGCGCCGTTGAGTGACCCGAACGGTTTCCGCGTCACTGTCGGCGGGCCGCAGTGCACGCAGCCCTACTCGGCGTCGATCTTCAATATTTCGGCGATGAGCTTCGGCTCGCTCAGTGCCAACGCCATCCGCGCCTTGAACCAGGGCGCCAAACTCGGCAACTTCGCCCACGACACTGGCGAAGGCAGCATCAGCCCGTATCACCGCGAACACGGCGGCGATCTGACCTGGGAGCTGGGCAGCGGCTATTTCGGCTGCCGCACCAGCGACGGCCGTTTCGACCCGGAGCGCTTCGCCGTACAGGCACAGAATCCGCAAGTGCGCATGATCGAAATCAAGATGAGCCAGGGCGCCAAACCCGGCCACGGCGGGATCCTGCCCAGGCACAAGGTCACCAAAGAAATCGCAGAGACCCGTGGCATCCTCATGGGCGAGGACTGCGTCTCTCCATCGCGCCACAGTGCGTTTTCCACGCCGATCGAGATGATGCAGTTCATCCAGCAACTGCGCGAACTGTCCGGCGGCAAGCCGGTGGGCTTCAAGTTCTGCCTTGGCCATCCGTGGGAATTCATGGGCATTGCCAAGGCCATGCTGGAAACCGGCATCCTTCCCGACTTCATCGTCGTCGATGGCAAGGAAGGCGGCACTGGCGCAGCGCCTGTCGAGTTCACCGACCACATCGGCGTGCCGATGCGCGAAGGCTTGCTGTTCGTGCACAACACGCTGGTCGGCCTGAACCTGCGCGACAAGATCAAACTCGGTGCCAGCGGCAAGATCGTCAGCGCCTTCGACATCGCCAGCGTGCTGGCCATCGGCGCCGACTGGGCCAACTCGGCGCGCGGCTTCATGTTCGCCATCGGCTGCATCCAGTCGCAGTCGTGCCACACCAACAAATGCCCGACCGGCGTCGCCACCCAGGACGCCTTGCGCCAACGCGCTTTGGTGGTGCCGGACAAAGCCCAGCGCGTCTACAACTTCCATCGCAGCACGCTCAAAGCGCTGGCGGAAATGCTCGCTGCCGCCGGGCTTGATCATCCTTCGCAACTGTCGGCCAAGCATCTGGTGCGTCGCATGTCGGCAACCGAGATCAAACTGTTCTCGCAGTTGCATGTGTTTTTGAAACCGGGGGAATTGCTTACTGGCGAAGTGAACGGCGAGTTCTATTCGCGGATGTGGCAGATGGCGCGGGCGGACAGTTTTGAGCCGCAGGAAGTGGTAGCGGCGTAA
- a CDS encoding GNAT family N-acetyltransferase, whose amino-acid sequence MWIERLDASHALAYRELMLEAYDRHPQAFTSSVRERAVMPLSWWEGRLTSKLDVVLGAFDAGTLAGIVGLAFEPREKARHKATLFGMYVSADFRRKGLGFDLVQAALSEAQKHPALKLLQLTVTTGNDAAFQLYQRCGFIQYGLEPLAVRVGEDYFDKIHMWREL is encoded by the coding sequence GTGTGGATCGAACGGCTGGATGCCAGCCACGCCCTGGCTTACCGCGAACTGATGCTTGAAGCCTATGACCGGCATCCGCAGGCGTTCACTTCCAGCGTGCGCGAACGCGCGGTGATGCCATTGAGTTGGTGGGAAGGGCGCCTGACCAGCAAGCTCGATGTGGTGCTGGGGGCATTCGATGCCGGGACGTTGGCCGGGATTGTCGGCCTGGCGTTCGAACCGCGCGAGAAGGCGCGCCACAAGGCCACGCTGTTCGGCATGTATGTCTCGGCGGATTTTCGTCGCAAGGGTCTAGGGTTTGATCTGGTCCAAGCGGCTCTGTCCGAGGCGCAAAAGCATCCGGCGTTGAAACTGCTCCAGCTCACCGTCACCACCGGCAACGACGCGGCTTTTCAGTTGTACCAGCGTTGCGGATTCATTCAGTACGGTCTCGAACCGCTCGCCGTGCGAGTGGGCGAAGACTACTTCGACAAGATCCACATGTGGCGCGAGCTCTGA
- the metR gene encoding transcriptional regulator MetR: MLEIRHLKTLHALREADSLVDAADRLHLTQSALSHQFKELEERMGMQLFVRKTKPVRFTSAGLRLLQLADATLPLLRAAERDIGRLAGGTAGRLHMAIECHSCFQWLMPTIDQFRDAWPEVELDLASGFAFAPLPALARGDLDLVVTSDPLEIAGITYVPLFTYEAMLAVANQHALASKPYIVPEDLLTETLITYPVERDRLDIFTRFLEPADIEPAQVRTSELTVMMMQLVASGRGVCGMPHWALHEYSSRGYVKGKRLGEKGLFATLYAAIRTDMLDAPYMRDFLLTAKDTSFSTLDGVSAVR, translated from the coding sequence GTGCTTGAAATCCGTCACCTGAAAACCCTGCATGCCCTGCGCGAGGCCGACAGCCTGGTCGACGCCGCCGACCGTTTGCATCTGACGCAGTCAGCACTGTCGCACCAATTCAAAGAGCTGGAGGAGCGCATGGGCATGCAGTTGTTCGTGCGCAAGACCAAACCGGTGCGCTTCACCAGCGCCGGTTTGCGCCTGCTGCAACTGGCCGACGCCACCCTGCCGCTGTTGCGCGCCGCTGAACGGGACATTGGTCGGCTGGCCGGTGGCACCGCCGGGCGTCTGCACATGGCGATCGAATGCCACAGCTGCTTCCAGTGGCTGATGCCGACCATCGACCAGTTCCGCGATGCCTGGCCGGAAGTCGAGCTGGACCTGGCTTCGGGTTTCGCTTTCGCCCCGCTGCCGGCACTGGCCCGTGGCGATCTGGATCTGGTGGTGACCTCCGATCCGCTGGAAATTGCCGGCATCACTTACGTGCCGCTGTTCACCTACGAAGCTATGCTCGCGGTGGCCAACCAGCATGCGCTGGCGAGCAAGCCGTACATCGTTCCCGAAGACCTGCTGACGGAAACGCTGATCACCTACCCGGTGGAACGCGATCGCCTGGACATCTTCACCCGCTTCCTCGAACCGGCCGACATCGAACCTGCGCAGGTGCGCACTTCGGAGCTGACGGTGATGATGATGCAACTGGTCGCCAGCGGCCGTGGCGTCTGCGGCATGCCGCACTGGGCGCTGCATGAATACAGCTCGCGTGGCTATGTGAAGGGCAAACGGTTGGGTGAAAAGGGCTTGTTCGCGACGCTGTACGCGGCGATTCGCACCGACATGCTCGACGCGCCGTACATGCGCGACTTCCTGCTGACCGCCAAGGACACCTCGTTTTCGACCCTGGATGGGGTCAGCGCCGTACGCTGA
- a CDS encoding APC family permease has protein sequence MARLQRTLSLGSVVLFGIAYMTPIIVLGTFGILAQSTAGMVPAAYLAALVAMFFTSMSYGRMAAAFPVAGSAYSYVRKAISPKLGFIAGWAVLLDYLFLPMAIWLIGAAYLASAFPSIPQWTWVLAFIGITSAINIVGLKLANGINALLMLVQFLVLIAFVALCVHYIGGDASTPLWSIKPFFNGDMQMPLIMSGAAIACYSFLGFDAVSTLTEETRDPRRTIPRAIMLITLIGGLIFVGVSYFVQIAHPSFQFDSVDSAAYEIARNIGGDLFVSIFLIGLIVGQFASGLSAQASGSRLLFAMGRDGVLPKSFFGTLHARFGTPVNSILLCAAVALLALKLDVTTSTSFINFGAFLAFSLVNLSVIFHYWIGGEKKGPRELLLFLFCPLIGLVADLWLMVSLDHLAVWLGLSWLAIGVVYLAVLTGGFRRQPPELDFQEAT, from the coding sequence ATGGCTCGTTTGCAACGCACCCTTTCGCTAGGGTCGGTGGTGCTGTTCGGCATCGCCTATATGACGCCGATCATTGTCCTCGGCACTTTCGGCATCCTCGCCCAGTCCACCGCCGGCATGGTGCCGGCCGCCTACCTGGCCGCGCTGGTGGCGATGTTTTTCACCTCCATGAGTTACGGGCGCATGGCCGCTGCCTTTCCGGTGGCCGGTTCGGCTTACAGCTACGTGCGCAAGGCGATCAGCCCGAAACTCGGTTTCATTGCCGGCTGGGCGGTGTTGCTCGATTACCTGTTCCTGCCCATGGCCATCTGGCTGATCGGCGCCGCTTATCTGGCCTCGGCGTTCCCGTCGATCCCGCAGTGGACCTGGGTGCTGGCGTTCATCGGCATCACCAGTGCGATCAACATTGTCGGGCTGAAACTGGCCAACGGCATCAACGCCTTGCTGATGCTAGTGCAGTTCCTCGTATTGATTGCCTTCGTTGCGCTGTGCGTGCACTACATCGGCGGCGATGCGAGCACGCCGCTGTGGTCGATCAAACCGTTCTTCAACGGCGATATGCAGATGCCGCTGATCATGAGCGGCGCGGCGATTGCGTGCTATTCATTCCTTGGCTTTGACGCAGTCAGCACCCTGACCGAAGAGACCCGCGATCCACGCCGTACCATTCCCCGGGCGATCATGCTGATCACCCTGATTGGCGGCCTGATCTTCGTCGGCGTTTCGTACTTCGTGCAGATCGCTCATCCATCGTTCCAGTTCGACAGCGTCGACTCGGCAGCCTATGAAATTGCGCGCAACATCGGTGGCGACCTGTTCGTGTCGATCTTCCTGATCGGCCTGATCGTCGGCCAGTTCGCCTCGGGGCTGTCGGCCCAGGCCAGCGGTTCGCGACTGCTGTTCGCCATGGGCCGCGACGGCGTCTTGCCGAAGTCATTTTTCGGCACCTTGCACGCGCGCTTCGGCACCCCGGTCAACAGCATTCTGTTGTGCGCAGCGGTGGCGTTGCTGGCGCTGAAACTCGACGTCACCACCTCGACCTCGTTCATCAACTTCGGTGCATTCCTGGCGTTCAGCCTGGTCAACCTGTCGGTGATCTTCCACTACTGGATCGGCGGCGAGAAAAAAGGCCCGCGCGAGCTGCTGCTGTTTCTGTTCTGCCCGCTGATCGGTCTGGTGGCCGACCTGTGGCTGATGGTCAGCCTCGATCATCTGGCGGTGTGGCTGGGGCTGAGCTGGCTGGCGATAGGCGTGGTGTACCTCGCCGTGCTGACGGGTGGTTTCCGCCGTCAGCCGCCGGAACTGGACTTTCAGGAAGCGACCTGA
- a CDS encoding amino acid permease, with amino-acid sequence MPVGNPQPHGDTASGGPLKRELGERHIRLMALGACIGVGLFLGSAKAIQMAGPAIMLSYILGGLAILVIMRALGEMAVHNPVAGSFSRYAQDYLGPLAGFLTGWNYWFLWLVTCVAEITAVAVYMGIWFPDVPRWIWALAALISMGSINLIAVKAFGEFEFWFALIKIVTIIAMVIGGVGIIAFGFGNDGVALGISNLWAHGGFMPNGVTGVLMSLQMVMFAYLGVEMIGLTAGEAKNPQKTIPDAIGSVFWRILLFYVGALFVILSIYPWNEIGTQGSPFVMTFERLGIKTAAGIINFVVITAALSSCNGGIFSTGRMLYSLAQNGQAPAGFAKTSNNGVPRRALLLSIAVLLLGVVLNYLVPEKVFVWVTSIATFGAIWTWVMILLAQLKFRKGLSASERAGLKYKMWLYPVSSYFALAFLVLVVGLMAYFPDTRVALYVGPAFLVLLTVLFYVFKLQPNQVSQDAVRSVS; translated from the coding sequence ATGCCAGTTGGCAATCCTCAGCCGCACGGCGACACCGCTTCGGGCGGTCCGCTCAAACGTGAACTCGGCGAACGGCATATCCGCCTGATGGCACTCGGTGCCTGTATCGGCGTCGGCCTGTTTCTCGGATCGGCCAAAGCCATCCAGATGGCCGGTCCGGCGATCATGCTTTCCTACATCCTTGGCGGTCTGGCGATCCTGGTGATCATGCGCGCCCTCGGCGAAATGGCCGTGCATAACCCGGTGGCCGGTTCGTTCAGCCGCTACGCGCAGGATTATCTCGGTCCGCTGGCAGGCTTTCTCACCGGTTGGAATTACTGGTTTCTGTGGCTGGTGACCTGCGTCGCGGAAATCACCGCCGTGGCGGTGTACATGGGCATCTGGTTCCCGGATGTGCCGCGCTGGATCTGGGCCTTGGCGGCGTTGATCAGCATGGGCTCGATCAACCTGATCGCGGTGAAAGCCTTCGGCGAGTTCGAATTCTGGTTCGCCCTGATCAAGATCGTCACCATCATCGCCATGGTCATCGGCGGCGTCGGCATCATTGCCTTCGGTTTCGGCAATGACGGCGTGGCGCTGGGCATTTCCAACCTTTGGGCGCACGGCGGATTCATGCCCAACGGCGTGACCGGTGTGCTGATGTCGCTGCAGATGGTCATGTTCGCCTACCTCGGCGTGGAAATGATCGGCCTGACCGCCGGTGAAGCGAAGAATCCACAGAAGACCATTCCTGACGCGATCGGCTCGGTGTTCTGGCGGATTCTGCTGTTCTACGTCGGCGCGCTGTTCGTGATTCTGTCGATCTACCCGTGGAACGAAATCGGCACCCAGGGCAGCCCGTTCGTGATGACCTTCGAGCGGCTGGGCATCAAGACCGCCGCCGGTATCATCAACTTCGTGGTGATTACTGCGGCGCTGTCGTCGTGCAACGGCGGCATCTTCAGCACCGGGCGCATGCTCTACAGCCTGGCGCAGAACGGCCAGGCCCCGGCCGGTTTCGCCAAGACCTCGAACAACGGCGTGCCACGCCGCGCGTTGTTGCTGTCGATTGCGGTGTTGCTGTTGGGTGTAGTGCTCAACTATCTGGTACCGGAAAAGGTTTTCGTCTGGGTCACCTCGATCGCCACCTTCGGTGCAATCTGGACCTGGGTGATGATCCTCCTCGCCCAGCTGAAATTCCGCAAAGGCCTGAGCGCCAGCGAACGTGCCGGCCTCAAGTACAAGATGTGGCTGTACCCGGTCAGCTCATACTTCGCCCTGGCGTTTCTGGTACTGGTGGTCGGCCTGATGGCGTACTTCCCGGATACCCGCGTGGCGCTGTATGTCGGGCCGGCGTTCCTGGTGTTGCTGACGGTGTTGTTTTACGTGTTCAAGTTGCAGCCGAATCAGGTTTCGCAAGACGCGGTGCGTTCGGTTTCGTAA
- a CDS encoding helix-turn-helix transcriptional regulator — protein sequence MTLSLNDITWHRAVGQLIDALDKPNFWAQLVRLLEQYVAFDSWVVLLFSADQHPQVFAECPGEDGSPDPLFQDYLRGLYLLDPFYIACREQSRTGLYRLSEVAPEHFELTEYYQRYFRLNVVADEIQFNCQLEGERTLCLSLGSEKRFTGEQIALLSLIQPWVLGLLRQRLPYEINETVALAATPAQADWRVQLEASVQQLKGAQLTARELDVGRLMLSGCSSKEIARKLEISVETVKVHKKHMYSKLGIKSQSELFSIFLQAQNA from the coding sequence ATGACACTTTCGTTGAATGACATCACTTGGCACCGGGCCGTCGGGCAATTGATCGACGCGCTCGACAAGCCGAATTTCTGGGCGCAACTGGTGCGCCTGCTTGAGCAGTACGTGGCGTTCGATAGCTGGGTGGTGCTGCTGTTCAGCGCCGATCAGCATCCGCAAGTCTTCGCCGAATGCCCCGGCGAGGACGGCAGCCCGGACCCGCTGTTCCAGGATTATCTGCGTGGGCTGTATCTGCTCGACCCGTTCTACATCGCCTGCCGCGAGCAGTCGCGCACCGGCCTGTATCGCCTGTCGGAAGTCGCGCCGGAGCATTTCGAGCTGACCGAGTACTACCAGCGATACTTTCGTCTGAATGTGGTGGCCGACGAAATCCAGTTCAATTGCCAGCTCGAAGGCGAGCGCACGCTGTGCCTGTCGCTGGGCAGTGAAAAACGTTTCACTGGCGAACAGATCGCTTTGCTGTCTTTGATTCAGCCGTGGGTGCTGGGTCTGTTGCGCCAGCGTCTGCCGTACGAGATCAACGAAACCGTGGCCCTCGCCGCCACACCTGCGCAGGCAGACTGGCGGGTGCAACTGGAAGCCTCGGTGCAACAGCTCAAGGGCGCTCAACTGACCGCGCGGGAACTGGACGTCGGGCGTTTAATGCTCAGCGGTTGTTCCAGCAAAGAAATCGCCCGCAAGCTGGAAATCTCCGTGGAAACCGTGAAAGTCCATAAGAAACACATGTACAGCAAGCTGGGGATCAAATCCCAGTCCGAGCTGTTTTCGATTTTTCTGCAGGCGCAGAACGCCTGA
- a CDS encoding LysE family translocator, translating to MIPLQDLLIFAAAALLMVLTPGPNMIYLISRSICQGRRAGVTSLLGVVGGFFVHMFAAAAGLTAVFLAVPMAYEVLKWAGALYLLWLAWQALKPGARSPFEAQQLPPDSARKLITMGFLTSALNPKIAVFYLSVFPQFISPEHGSVFTQSIILGLTQISVSFSVNLLIALFAAGIASWFVRNPTWLAMQRYFMGLVLGGLAVRLMLEQRRTA from the coding sequence ATGATCCCGCTGCAAGACTTGCTGATATTTGCCGCCGCCGCATTGCTGATGGTGCTGACGCCGGGGCCGAACATGATCTACCTGATCTCGCGTTCGATTTGTCAGGGGCGCCGCGCCGGAGTGACCTCATTGCTCGGCGTGGTCGGCGGGTTCTTTGTGCATATGTTCGCCGCGGCGGCCGGTTTGACGGCCGTTTTTCTGGCTGTGCCGATGGCTTATGAAGTGTTGAAATGGGCCGGCGCGTTGTACCTGCTGTGGCTGGCCTGGCAAGCGCTGAAACCCGGCGCACGTTCGCCTTTCGAAGCGCAGCAATTGCCGCCGGACTCGGCGCGCAAACTGATCACCATGGGCTTTCTCACCAGCGCGCTGAACCCGAAAATCGCTGTGTTCTACCTCTCGGTGTTTCCGCAATTCATCAGCCCCGAACACGGCTCGGTGTTCACCCAAAGCATCATTCTCGGCCTGACGCAGATCAGCGTCAGCTTCAGCGTCAATCTGTTGATCGCGCTGTTCGCCGCAGGTATCGCCTCGTGGTTTGTGCGCAACCCGACGTGGCTGGCGATGCAGCGTTATTTCATGGGCCTGGTGCTTGGCGGCCTTGCCGTACGGCTGATGCTCGAACAACGCCGGACCGCCTGA
- a CDS encoding alpha/beta fold hydrolase, which translates to MFKRLFSVAAALAALLFGAGSFAAGRCDVNVPTEHAELAQVSLAYQSIGRASDPALLLVMGLGGQLIHWPDEVVVALCQQGFRVIRYDNRDVGLSTWRQAPIEANLTFEVLRYKLGLPVSAPYSLTDMADDALGLMTALKVEQFHVLGASMGGMIAQHMAAMAPQRVESLTLIMTTSGAEGLPAPSAALVQLLSRRGAPNREVALEQQADLLAALGSPAVTDDRQALLQQAAASYDRAFNPEGVKRQIMAILAEPSRVALLNQLRVPTLVVHGTADPLLPVMHGVHLAAHIQGSQLKLIPGLAHRFQEAFKEPLLAAVLPYLQAHREDTSHWAQVDPAAPNNLL; encoded by the coding sequence ATGTTCAAGAGATTGTTTTCAGTCGCGGCCGCGTTGGCCGCGCTTTTGTTCGGGGCCGGTTCGTTTGCAGCCGGACGCTGCGATGTCAACGTGCCGACCGAGCACGCCGAGCTGGCGCAGGTCAGTCTTGCCTATCAGAGTATCGGTCGTGCATCGGACCCGGCGCTGTTGCTGGTCATGGGCCTGGGTGGGCAGTTGATTCACTGGCCGGACGAAGTGGTGGTCGCGCTGTGTCAGCAGGGGTTTCGAGTGATTCGTTATGACAACCGCGACGTCGGCCTGTCGACCTGGCGGCAGGCGCCGATCGAGGCCAATCTGACCTTCGAAGTGCTACGCTACAAACTCGGTCTGCCGGTCTCGGCCCCGTACAGCCTGACTGACATGGCCGACGATGCGCTGGGCTTGATGACGGCGCTGAAGGTCGAGCAATTCCACGTGCTCGGCGCGAGCATGGGCGGGATGATCGCCCAGCACATGGCGGCGATGGCGCCGCAGCGGGTGGAAAGCCTGACGCTGATCATGACCACTTCCGGCGCCGAAGGCCTGCCGGCACCGAGTGCGGCGCTGGTGCAATTGCTCTCACGGCGGGGCGCGCCGAACCGCGAAGTGGCGCTCGAGCAACAGGCCGATCTGCTCGCAGCACTGGGCAGCCCGGCGGTAACCGATGATCGCCAAGCGCTGTTGCAACAGGCGGCGGCGTCCTACGACCGCGCGTTCAACCCTGAAGGCGTCAAGCGGCAGATCATGGCGATCCTTGCCGAGCCGAGCCGGGTGGCACTGCTCAATCAACTGCGCGTGCCGACGCTGGTGGTGCATGGCACGGCAGATCCGCTGCTGCCGGTGATGCACGGCGTGCATCTGGCGGCGCACATTCAGGGCAGTCAGTTGAAACTGATTCCGGGACTCGCGCATCGCTTTCAGGAGGCGTTCAAGGAACCGTTGCTGGCGGCAGTGCTGCCGTATCTGCAGGCGCATCGCGAGGATACTTCGCATTGGGCGCAGGTCGACCCAGCGGCGCCGAACAATCTGCTGTAA